A section of the Sporomusaceae bacterium genome encodes:
- the ligD gene encoding non-homologous end-joining DNA ligase, with protein sequence MPAKTLVKIADQELSLSNLDKVFYPDTGFTKGQMIDYYIRVAPVLLPHLAGRPVTLKRYPDGASDDFFYQKECPSHRPDWVPTAPVWSEGNNRNINYCLLADTPALVWAANLAALELHTSLSLAVAAATPTMMVFDLDPGPPATIVDCTRVALWLKDVFDHYGLVSLPKTSGSKGLQIYIPLNTPTDYDHTKAFAHALAQLLEKQHPDKVVSRMTKALRTGKVLVDWSQNDEHKTTVCVYSLRARPKPTVSAPVTWDEVAAAWEKRDAALLTFEAGDVLNRVARFGDLFAPALTLKQQIPTL encoded by the coding sequence GTGCCCGCTAAGACGCTTGTAAAGATCGCCGACCAGGAACTGTCGCTGTCTAACCTGGACAAAGTCTTCTACCCCGATACTGGGTTCACCAAAGGACAGATGATCGATTATTATATCCGCGTCGCGCCTGTCCTTCTGCCCCATCTGGCTGGACGTCCGGTGACACTAAAGCGCTATCCCGACGGAGCTTCCGACGACTTTTTCTACCAGAAGGAGTGTCCCTCCCACCGGCCCGACTGGGTGCCGACCGCGCCCGTATGGAGCGAGGGCAATAACCGTAACATCAACTACTGCCTGCTGGCCGACACCCCCGCCCTGGTGTGGGCGGCCAACCTGGCGGCGCTTGAGCTGCACACCTCCCTATCGCTCGCCGTCGCGGCAGCCACGCCGACAATGATGGTTTTCGACCTCGATCCGGGACCGCCGGCGACCATCGTCGACTGCACCCGTGTGGCGCTGTGGCTGAAAGACGTCTTTGACCACTACGGACTTGTTTCCCTGCCGAAAACCTCTGGGTCAAAGGGCCTGCAGATTTACATCCCCCTCAACACCCCGACCGACTACGACCATACCAAGGCGTTCGCCCACGCTCTGGCCCAGTTGCTCGAAAAGCAGCACCCTGACAAGGTCGTGTCGCGGATGACCAAAGCGCTGCGCACCGGCAAAGTGCTGGTGGACTGGAGCCAGAACGACGAACACAAGACGACGGTCTGCGTATACTCGCTGCGAGCCCGGCCGAAGCCGACAGTTTCCGCGCCGGTGACCTGGGACGAGGTAGCGGCGGCCTGGGAAAAACGCGACGCCGCGTTGCTGACCTTCGAGGCCGGCGACGTTCTGAACCGGGTAGCGAGGTTTGGTGACCTGTTTGCGCCCGCATTGACTCTGAAACAGCAGATCCCTACTTTGTAA
- a CDS encoding Ku protein, giving the protein MQRPIWSGAISFGLVNVPVKLYNAVRKKTVSFHQLRAKDGCRIRLKKVCSADGAEVPAESIVKGYEISPDRYVTVSAEELQTLYPQANRSIEIEDFVRLEEIDPLYFEQSYYLLPDKGAAKSYKLLMTAMRDTGRVAVARFVLRNKEYLAALRPAGLALSLATMHFADEVIPQEELEGLPGEETAPTERELAMAGQLIESLTAAFDPKKYRNEYYRRVMDLVERKAEGQKIVARPAAEEGAKVIDLMAALEASLAAVKKKPPVKERRKRASAR; this is encoded by the coding sequence ATGCAGCGACCGATCTGGAGTGGAGCGATAAGCTTCGGACTGGTCAATGTGCCGGTAAAATTGTATAATGCTGTCAGGAAGAAAACGGTCAGCTTCCATCAACTGCGCGCTAAGGACGGCTGCCGCATCCGCCTGAAGAAAGTATGCTCCGCGGACGGGGCCGAAGTGCCTGCCGAAAGCATCGTCAAAGGCTACGAAATATCCCCCGACCGCTACGTGACCGTGTCGGCTGAGGAACTGCAGACACTCTATCCGCAGGCCAACCGCAGCATCGAAATCGAGGATTTTGTGCGGCTGGAGGAAATCGACCCGCTGTATTTCGAACAGTCATACTACCTGCTCCCCGACAAAGGAGCGGCCAAGTCCTACAAACTGCTGATGACGGCGATGCGCGACACCGGCCGGGTGGCCGTGGCCCGCTTCGTGCTCCGCAACAAGGAATACCTCGCCGCTCTCAGGCCGGCCGGTTTGGCCTTGAGCCTGGCGACGATGCATTTCGCCGACGAGGTCATTCCCCAGGAGGAACTCGAAGGTCTGCCGGGAGAAGAAACGGCTCCCACCGAACGGGAGCTGGCGATGGCCGGCCAGCTCATCGAATCGCTGACCGCCGCATTCGACCCGAAAAAATACCGTAACGAATATTACAGGCGGGTTATGGATCTTGTAGAACGCAAGGCCGAGGGCCAAAAAATCGTCGCCCGGCCGGCTGCCGAGGAAGGGGCGAAGGTCATCGACCTGATGGCGGCCTTGGAGGCAAGCCTGGCGGCCGTAAAGAAGAAACCACCGGTGAAGGAGAGGAGGAAGAGGGCAAGTGCCCGCTAA